A stretch of the Ornithodoros turicata isolate Travis chromosome 4, ASM3712646v1, whole genome shotgun sequence genome encodes the following:
- the LOC135390945 gene encoding PAT complex subunit Asterix-like codes for MSSNNSNDPKRPDKIVRYKIPAAGGSPGDDPTPDYMNVLSMIFSMCGLMLKLKWCAWVALYCSSISFANSRVNDDTKQILSSFMLSISAVVMTYLQNPQPMTLPWSS; via the exons ATGTCTTCAAACAACTCCAATGACCCCAAAAGGCCAGACAAAATAGTCAG GTACAAAATACCAGCTGCAGGAGGGTCGCCGGGCGATGACCCAACGCCCGATTACATGAATGTTCTGTCGATGATCTTCAGCATGTGTGGCCTTATGCTTAAG CTCAAGTGGTGTGCCTGGGTTGCCCTCTACTGTTCCAGCATCAGCTTCGCCAATTCTCGGGTTAACGATGATACCAAACAGATCCTGAGCAGCTTCAT GCTTTCAATCTCAGCCGTGGTCATGACATACCTTCAAAATCCCCAACCAATGACTCTACCATGGTCATCGTGA
- the LOC135390944 gene encoding ubiquitin-conjugating enzyme E2 T-like isoform X1, which produces MLRSSRLKKELEILSSQLPAGITCCPRDDALDQYEAVISGTPGTPYEEGKFKLSINIPERYPFEPPKARFETQIYHPNIDSAGRICLSVLQMPPKGGWKPSLNIKTVLLSIQLLMNEPNLDDPLMVDIAEQFRLNKTLFLQQAKQFTKKYAKV; this is translated from the exons ATGTTGCGTTCAAGCAGACTTAAGAAAGAGCTAGAGATTTTGTCTTCGCAGCTTCCCGCTGGAATTACGTGTTGCCCAAGAGACGACGCTTTGGATCAGTACGAAGCAG TGATTTCGGGAACCCCAGGTACACCTTACGAAGAAGGAAAATTCAAGTTGAGCATAAATATTCCAGAGAG GTATCCATTCGAACCGCCAAAAGCCCGATTTGAAACCCAAATCTACCATCCTAATATCGACTCTGCTGGCCGGATATGTCTGAGTGTGCTACAAATGCCCCCCAAG GGAGGATGGAAGCCATCACTCAACATTAAAACAGTTCTTCTCTCCATCCAGCTTTTGATGAACGAACCCAACCTCGATGATCCTTTGATGGTTGATATA GCTGAGCAGTTCAGGTTAAACAAGACACTGTTTCTGCAGCAGGCGAAGCAATTCACAAAGAAATATGCAAAGGTGTAA
- the LOC135390938 gene encoding exocyst complex component 7-like produces MDNVKLKVQKEIRNMNLLKETVNRSSQLTKGMCTILSSFDDRLMKLERTILPVYHETGNLQRRQENIEKTLVQLDEVVQLYSVSQCVGPVVQKGPGDNLTEFLEAIEKIQQAIDYFEKNNPHNSEAGILQSLFLTGSSNLQTEFENLLSRHSKPVPPVAILDLVDDVGLAPEQLPAKVVEDLAKIAGWLQKNGADTQHLETYAKVRARTLLKSVQGLREHQKACSGNSVTLLHSSPQLGGRKSRETPPRRVSRKFQEAILRGLKRSDTSLTSEPKEEIVEQEIEAYLTLLTAVCRLAHAEHELLQSIVEKLEGGFLAQVLLPALESVTLEGEGLAGRVKRCVARHDFLNVLCLFPVLQHLRQLREEYDATFNLAGGEAGRKLPSLAVMLQTTLNKALEELVDSIKNDPDTKMPRDGTVHELTSNVMMVLEHLLGFIDSAGAVLAISDVVSFTQSRDPNKAALAQFVTRVLSALGLALQNKSSKYEDSALQAVFRLNNFHYILRTLHKSGLLDVVHSYERTLGQQYQENIRDQKRLYSQSWSRVLHYVLEVDRPLSPGTKLKDKDRQSIKDKFTGFNKELEEMCRVQKAYAVPDVELREALKRDNKEFILPKYKAFYDKYAAVPFTKNPDKYLKYSPLDVSNLIDRFFDAAA; encoded by the exons ATGGATAACGTAAAACTCAAAGTACAAAAGGAGATTAGGAACATGAACTTGCTCAAGGAAACGGTGAACAGAAGCAGCCAGTTAACGAAAGGAATGTGTACCATTCTGTCGTCGTTCGACGATCGGCTTATGAAGCTAGAACGAACTATTTTACCTGTTTACCACGAAACTGGAAACCTTCAAAGGCGTCAAGAAAACATCGAAAAAACGCTCGTGCAGCTCGATGAGGTCGTCCAACTGTACAGTGTATCGCAATGCGTCGGTCCTGTCGTGCAAAAGGGGCCCGGAGACAATCTGACAGAATTCCTCGAAGCGATTGAAAAAATTCAGCAGGCCATCGACTATTTCGAAAAGAACAATCCTCACAATTCAGAAGCCGGGATATTACAGTCGCTGTTCCTGACTGGATCGAGTAATTTGCAGACGGAATTTGAGAATCTGCTGTCGCGGCACAGCAAGCCCGTTCCTCCTGTGGCTATCTTAGATTTAGTGGACGATGTCGGCCTTGCTCCGGAGCAGCTGCCAGCCAAAGTGGTTGAGGACCTGGCAAAGATTGCTGGATGGCTTCAGAAGAACGGGGCAGACACACAGCACCTGGAAACGTACGCTAAAGTTCGGGCGCGGACACTGCTCAAATCAGTGCAG GGCCTCCGAGAGCACCAGAAGGCCTGTTCGGGCAACAGCGTCACCTTACTGCACAGTTCTCCGCAGCTGGGCGGCCGTAAGAGCCGTGAAACTCCGCCACGCAGGGTTTCTCGCAAGTTTCAGGAGGCGATTCTGCGAGGTCTCAAACGCAGCGACACCAGCCTCACTTCGGAACCCAAGGAAGAAATTGTGGAACAGGAGATTGAAGCGTACCTCACCCTACTTACAGCCGTCTGCAGACTGGCACATGCTGAGCACGAGCTATTGCAGTCCATCGTTGAGAAGCTGGAGGGTGGTTTTCTTGCCCAG GTGCTGCTACCAGCTCTCGAATCTGTTACCTTGGAAGGCGAAGGTCTGGCCGGCCGCGTCAAGCGCTGTGTCGCTCGACATGACTTCTTGAACGTGCTCTGTCTCTTCCCGGTCCTGCAACACCTGCGTCAACTTCGTGAAGAGTACGATGCCACGTTCAACCTGGCCGGCGGTGAAGCGGGTCGGAAACTGCCCTCGCTCGCTGTGATgctgcagacgacgctgaaCAAGGCGCTCGAAGAGCTCGTGGACTCCATAAAAAACGACCCGGACACCAAGATGCCCCGTGATGGGACCGTACACGAGCTCACCAGCAATGTAATGATGGTTCTGGAGCACCTGCTGGGATTCATAGACTCTGCCGGGGCGGTCCTTGCAATCTCGGACGTCGTGTCCTTCACGCAGAGTCGAGATCCGAACAAGGCGGCTCTCGCGCAGTTCGTAACAAGAGTCTTGTCCGCCCTCGGACTCGCGTTGCAGAACAAGAGCAGCAAATACGAAGATTCGGCTCTCCAGGCAGTCTTCCGACTAAACAATTTCCATTACATCTTACGGACGCTACACAAGTCCGGCCTTCTGGACGTCGTCCACTCGTACGAGCGTACGCTCGGACAGCAGTACCAAGAGAATATCCGTGACCAGAAGCGCTTGTATTCGCAGAGCTGGAGCCGCGTTCTGCACTACGTGCTCGAAGTGGATCGTCCGCTGTCTCCGGGGACAAAGTTAAAAGACAAGGACAGGCAGAGCATTAAGGACAAATTTACGGGATTTAACAAAGAGTTGGAGGAGATGTGCCGGGTACAGAAAGCGTATGCTGTTCCAGACGTCGAGTTGCGCGAGGCTCTCAAGCGTGACAACAAAGAATTCATCCTTCCAAAGTACAAGGCGTTTTACGACAAGTATGCCGCAGTTCCGTTCACGAAAAACCCGGACAAGTACCTCAAGTATTCGCCGTTAGACGTGtccaatttgattgacaggttcTTTGATGCGGCTGCTTAG
- the LOC135390944 gene encoding ubiquitin-conjugating enzyme E2 T-like isoform X2, which translates to MLPAGITCCPRDDALDQYEAVISGTPGTPYEEGKFKLSINIPERYPFEPPKARFETQIYHPNIDSAGRICLSVLQMPPKGGWKPSLNIKTVLLSIQLLMNEPNLDDPLMVDIAEQFRLNKTLFLQQAKQFTKKYAKV; encoded by the exons ATG CTTCCCGCTGGAATTACGTGTTGCCCAAGAGACGACGCTTTGGATCAGTACGAAGCAG TGATTTCGGGAACCCCAGGTACACCTTACGAAGAAGGAAAATTCAAGTTGAGCATAAATATTCCAGAGAG GTATCCATTCGAACCGCCAAAAGCCCGATTTGAAACCCAAATCTACCATCCTAATATCGACTCTGCTGGCCGGATATGTCTGAGTGTGCTACAAATGCCCCCCAAG GGAGGATGGAAGCCATCACTCAACATTAAAACAGTTCTTCTCTCCATCCAGCTTTTGATGAACGAACCCAACCTCGATGATCCTTTGATGGTTGATATA GCTGAGCAGTTCAGGTTAAACAAGACACTGTTTCTGCAGCAGGCGAAGCAATTCACAAAGAAATATGCAAAGGTGTAA
- the LOC135390943 gene encoding proteasome assembly chaperone 2-like produces MFVPLKAYKDHRWNEYTLIFPVVSVGNAAQLAVDLLLSSLPNELVGYIHSTALLPLVGGNPYRVGDNRLATACQVYVCHQSKLLIVQQRTPVSPNCRAEYRQFLTSWIKSENFKLVIMLSSCLSQFSSPSELSRYSVHYYCSPSVTDMVQDKLSSLCWKKLEKQDPVTNEISSDGVLLMPGSGITRSLLEKCVSDAIPVVLLLLYCSEGDNTPDAILLADRLNEWLHLCPVESSGGGQTGVWQTPVSWSMLFGSGPPTTIY; encoded by the exons ATGTTTGTCCCTCTAAAAGCTTATAAAGATCACAGATGGAACGAGTACACTTTGATTTTT CCTGTGGTGTCTGTTGGCAATGCGGCACAGTTAGCGGTAGATCTTCTGCTCTCCAGTCTTCCAAATGAACTGGTGGGTTACATCCATTCCACAGCTCTCCTTCCTCTTGTCGGAGGGAATCCCTACAGAGTCGGTGATAACCGACTCGCGACTGCCTGCCAAG TGTATGTCTGCCACCAGAGCAAACTCCTCATCGTGCAGCAAAGAACTCCTGTCTCCCCC AACTGCAGAGCGGAATATCGTCAGTTTCTTACCAGCTGGATCAAGAGTGAGAACTTCAAGCTGGTTATAATGCTCTCCAGCTGTTTGTCTCAGTTCAGCTCTCCGTCAGAGCTTTCAAG GTATTCGGTGCACTATTACTGTTCACCATCAGTCACAGACATGGTACAGGACAAGTTGTCATCCTTATGCTGGAAGAAGCTGGAGAAACAAGATCCAGTGACCAACGAAATCAGTTCCGATGGAGTCCTCCTCATGCCAGGCTCTGGAATCACGAGGTCACTTCTGGAGAAATG CGTGTCAGATGCCATCCCTGTGGTACTTCTGCTCCTGTATTGCTCGGAAGGAGACAACACCCCCGATGCCATTCTATTGGCTGACAGGCTGAACGAGTGGCTCCACCTGTGTCCTGTG GAAAGTTCCGGAGGAGGCCAGACTGGGGTGTGGCAGACGCCTGTGTCCTGGAGCATGCTTTTTGGGAGTGGTCCTCCTACTACTATCTACTGA